The nucleotide window TCGGGGGAGTTGAATCTTCTCTGAGAAGAATAGCCCACTACGATTATTTCAGCGACAACATAAGAAAATCGGCTATTGCCGATTCTAAAGCGGATTTTCTTGTTTTCGGAATGGGAGAGACCCAAATTCTTGAGATAGCCGAAAGGATAAGATCAAACCCTGAAAATTTTGACAAGAAGGGTATACCAGGGACATGCTACCTATCTGGCGAACCCGATGGTCTGGAAATACCGTCTTTCGAAAACGTCAAAAATGATCCAGCGGCTTTTCTCGAATCGCAGATCGCTGTCAACGCAAATTCCCATCCTGTCTTCGGAAAATTATTTTCTCAAAAACAGGATACTCGTTATGTCGTATGCAATCCGCCCGCAATGCCCGTGAAAAGCGCTTTTTTGGATCTTGTCTATTCGTTGCCTTATTCGAGAAAAGCCCATGTATCATCTCGAAGGGTTCCCGCCCTCGAAATGATAGCTAATTCAATAACTTCGCATAGGGGTTGCGCAGGTTCCTGCTCGTTTTGTTCGATTAAACTGCATCAGGGCAAAACAATCGTCTCCAGATCCGAAGATTCCATAATGGATGAATTGGATGCTATAACACGAAATACTTTCTTCAGAGGGCACATAACCGACGTTGGAGGCCCCAGCGCAGACATGTACGGGAGCTATTGCTCTAAATATCCCGGGAGCGGATGCAACGACAGAGAGTGCCTCTATCCTGAAAAGTGCCCATTTTTCAAGACAGATCCCGAAAAGTATTTAGGTCTTCTCGACAAAATCGCGAGCAAGAAAGGCGTCAAGAAAGTCAGTATCGGTTCCGGCCTAAGACTCGACATAATTCTCGTGGAAGACAGATATCTCAAAAAAATATTACTGAACTACACAAGCGGAATTCTAAAGGTCGCACCGGAGCACATAAGCCCGTCGGTGTTGAAGATCATCAGGAAATACAGACCTCATGAATTTGAAGATTTTATACAAAGGTTCCACGCGGCAAAAGTTCAATTCGGTTCGAGAGTCGAGTTGGTGCCGTATTTTATACTTTCACACCCGGGGGAAGGAGAAAAAGAGTTTAAAGAGCTGCTCGATTTCTCAAAAAAAAGCATGGTATTCAACAGGTCTTTTCAGGATTTCACCCCAACGCCAATGACAGACTCTACCTGCGCCTACTACACCGGCATTGACGCAGCGACAAAAAAACCGGTTGTAACAGTTAAAAAACAGAGCGAGAGGCACAAAAGAAGAGAAAATTTCGCTGGTGGAGCTTCAAAGAAATTTCATGAACTCTAAAGTATTACCCGCCGGATCTACGCCGTAGAAATGGTAAACTCCGTGCTTTTCATTTTTTTGTGGATCTGTCATCGCGAAACCGGCTTTTTTGATCTTTTCATGCCATTCATCGACATTCTCCACGCAAAACGAAACCATGCACCCGAGAGAAGAAGTATTTTCTCCATGAGCTCTGCAGTAGCCGATCCCGGCATTTTTTGACTCGTTTAAAAAGATTTCGCAGTTATCGCTTTTTCTAAAAGATGTAAAACCCAGTGTGTCGACTGCGAATTCAGAGCATTTTTCGAATTCATCAACTTTGAAGTATACTATCATTTTGTCCGTTTTCATCGGACTTGTTCCTTTGAATCTGATTTTGAGATCTTAACCCGTAGAAAACACTCACCAAGGCGCCAGCGACGAGAAGAGACCATTCAAAAACTCTCAAAGAACCCCACAAAGGTATCGGAGGAGCGCTTTCGAGCCCTTGGCGAATGGCTGCTCTCTGGGCTGATACATCAGCGATCACGTGAAAAATATAAACCGCGAAAGCTGAAAAAAAACCCAGAAATATGTAGAACCCAGATAAAATTTTGTTCTTGTCGGGAGACCTTTCGCCTTTCAGCTTCGACCACCTGATGAAGCCCCAGACAGTGCCTGCAATCAATATCATAAAATAGACTATTTCTCTCCAGGTTACAACTTTTCCTAACCACCACATCAGAATCCTCCTTGTTTCCATCCTCTAATTCCGATCAGAGGAACAAATACGCATCCAAATTTCTTCTCAATATCATAACCGTCTTTTTTCTTGACAACAACCAACAGTTCTTGAAAATTCAAAGATCCAACAGGAATAACCAAACGTCCGCCCACGGCAAGTTGTCCGACAAGAGTTTCTGGGACTTCAGGACAGCCTGCCGTCACTATTATGCCTTCAAAGGGAGCCATCTCCGGCCAGCCCACTGAACCGTCTCCAACTCTGACGTTGATATTTTTATAACCCAATTCGTCAAATTTTTCTTTGGCGTCTTTAGCCAGTTCAGGAATCCGCTCAATTGTATAAACTCTCTCGACTATTTCCGCAAGAACGGCGGCTTGGTAACCGCAACCAGTACCAATTTCAAGAAAAGTGCCCCCCGGTCGCGGTTCAGCCAGTTCTGTCATTTTAGCCACCATGTACGGCTGCGAAATAGTCTGGTTTTCTCCTATCGGCAGAGGTGAGTCATCGTATGCCCTGGACCTGAATTCTTCCGGCACGAAAAGATGCCTCGGAACAGACAACATCGCTTTTAAAACCAAGGGATTTTTAACTGGGTCTTCTTTTTTTTGGATAATCTTCACCATCATCTCCCTGGAAAGTCTCATCCCCCCTCGCCTTCCAACACTCCGACAATACTCTGGGCGAGATCGGAATCAAACAGGTTTTTTATCTTATAAGGAGACAGAGAAGGGTACCCTTTTTCAACAGCGGCTATGTCGGTTCCCTCTATTACATCCCATAGAGGTTTATCACCAGAAAGCCAATAATAAACCCTCCCCAAAGGGTCCTGCCTCGGTTCAATTTCTCTGTCGTATTTCCTGTGGCCCATCAAAGTTATCTTAACCGAGCATGAAACCGGATTTTTCGGAACGTTTAAATTCCAGAGTCCTCCCAATTTGAGCACTACAGGAAGGATTTTTGCGGCGATTTCACCGGTTTTCAAAAAAGTTGAAAACTCTTTTGAGTATTCTTGAGAAACAGCCAATGACGGCAAATCAGAAAGCGAAGCCTCGGCCGCGGCGGCAAAAGTACCTGAATACAAAATATCTTCTCCGATGTTGTATCCTTGGTTTATTCCCGAAACCACTAAATCGGGTTTTGGACAAAATCCGCCTCTGAGCGCGAGGACAACACAATCGGTTGGCGTCCCTGAAACGGAATAAACCCTTTCTTTTAAATTCTTCACGATCACGGGTTTTCTAAGTGATATGCCATGGCTTGAAGCGCTCTGTTCCTCTGCCGGAGCCACTACATAAACTTCCCCCAGGTCTGAAAGGTTTTGCTCCAGCGCTTGCAAACCCATAGCGTTTATGCCGTCGTCGTTGGTTATTAAAATTTTCACTTCATGATTCCGATAAAAACATAAAAATCAGTTTTATGAACCTCAGGGTATCCACAAAAGGGTTTATGTGGCTTTTTTCACCTGCGTAAAGAGTCTGAACCGAAACTTCCCTTATTTCCGATCGCATTTTCGCGGCACGTATTATCATCTCCGTCTCAGTTTGAAACCTCTTGGTCTTAAGATGCATTTTTCGGAAAATTTCAGAAGAAAGATACCTGAAGCCGCATTGAGAATCTCTTATCCTTTGTTTAGAGAGAATAGAACAGACAAGTGATGTCGTCCTGTTTGAAATTATTCTCGGCAGGGGCATGTTCAGAACAGTGAATTTCCTCACCCCTACTATCACGCAGTTAAAACCTAATTCTAACGATTCTATGAATCCCTTCAAATCAGACGGGGAATGCTGGCCGTCACCATCCATGAGGAAAGCTCCTTTGAAAGAATTCTTCACTGCCCAGTCCATTCCTTTTATGATCGCGGCTCCTTTACCACTGTTCTTATCGATCCTCAAGACCCACGCGCCTTTTTCCTTCGCCTTTTCAGCTGTCTTGTCAGAAGAGGCGTCATCGACAACACAGACTTTTAAACCGTAATTTCCCCTTATATTTTCTACCAATTCTCCTATCGACTTCTCTTCGTTGAAAGCAGGGATGACTACAGCGACTTCATTTAAAAAATCGCCTGTAGAAATGCCATTGCTCCGGGAAATTTCCTGCGTAGTTTTCGTACAATTTGACATATTTTTTCAACAGTTTCCTTTTTGCAAAATCTGCACTCTCATCATTGCCTGTTTCATAAGGGCCGTGTATATAAACTATATATTTACCATTTCCAGTTTTCAAAGCAAAAGGAAAAACCGCGTATCTGTAGAATTTTTGGGCTAGTTTAAAAGAAGACTGCGAAAAAACCGAAACACCTCCGAAAATTTCAATTTCAACTTTTCTGCCATAATCACTCCTGTCCGCCAGGACCGCGAGTATATGAGGATCTTGATTTTTTTTCAGGAACGAATAAATTCTGCCGGCGCAAATGCTCCCAACACCTCTTTCTTCTCGCTTTCTCATGAATAGCTCTGAATCGCCCTCAAAATAATGTTCGGCGGCTATTACGTAAAGGGGATGGCCAAAAACAGTTCCAAAAGAGCCCAGAAGCTCCCAGTTTCCGATATGCCCGCTTAAAGCGATTATACTTTCTCCTCCATCGAGCAATTTTCTGATTGAATCGACGTCTCCTTCGATTCCTTCGACCATCTCTTCAGCTTTTCTGCCGGAGCGCCCTAAAAATTCGATTAGATTCAGCGCGAAAAGGTTGAAATTTTTTTCGGCTATGAGTTTGTAATTATTTTGATTTACACCTCCGTAGGAGATGGCGATTGACAGGTTTTTCAAAAGGGCTGAATGGTTTCTTTTCAGAATGATTCGAGCGATTTTTGAAGATGATTGGGCTAATTTCAGATAGCTGTTTTCGTTAAAGGTTTCAATAATTCTTTCCAAAAATACGTAGACAGAAAACTTGTTCAAAAACAAACGCCCCTTTGTTTATAAATTGAGATTGACACGAAATTATTTTTCCTTAACATCACTGAAAACTCAATTAAGTATATGATAAAAGAAAAGACCAAATCAAATTCTTCCTTTGTAAAAATTTCCTTTACCGAAGGAGCTTTCGCCCAGGTCTTCTCCTCTATCGCTGCTCCAGGCAGCATTTTCATCACAAAATTTGCCATCATGATTGGCGCCGGACCCCTATATTTCGGTCTTCTGACTGCTATAGGCCAGCTATCCCAGCTATTCCAACCCCTGGGTTTCCTGATAACAAGAAAGCAGACCTACAGAAAAAAAATTCTCGTAAACCTCCTCTTGTACAGCAGGTTTTTGACCTTGTTCTTCGGGTTCTTGCCGTTTTTGTTCAAAGACGATTTGTCAAAAATATTATTCGCTTTTCTTTTTTTCACCGTAACGGCGGTTCAAGCTACGGCTGGAAACATTTGGATATCATGGATCGCTGATTTTGTTCCTGAGAGAGTGAGAGGCAGGTTTTTTTCAAAAAGAACACAATTTTTGATGCTCACCGCGCTCATGACCGGTTTCGTCTTCAGCTTCATTTTTGACCTATTCGAATCTCAGGGCAAGCTCTATGAATTCATACGTCAATCTGGTTCAACGTTTTCCAGTCTTTTCACAAAAAATAACACTATCTACGCTTTCGCCGCGGCATTTTCCGTAGCCGCCATATCAGGGGTTTTAAGCGCGATAATACTCTCAAGACAAAAGGAAAGACCCAGGAAACCTTCCGAAGAAAATTTCAAGGACAGCGTCTATTCCCCTTTTCGAGACGTGAATTTCATCAAACTGCTGATTTTTGCCACCTGGTTTACGTTAGCCGTGGGGGTCGGATCTCCTTTTTGGGCGCCCTTCATGATTCAAAAGTTGAAAATGAACCTTTTTTTGATACAGGTTTACGGCACTGTCAGTGTCGTTTCTTCGATAATATCTCTCAGGTATTGGGGCAGTTTCATAGACCGGTTCGGAAACAAAACGACAATGAGAATGACGATTGTTCTAGGCGGTTTGAACCCTATGCTGTGGATTTTTCTGAAAGAAAGCAATTTTTGGCTTGTCTATATTGAAGCTATATCTTCGGGTATAATGTGGTCAGCGACGAATATTATTTTCACGAACTTCGTCCTATCCATAGCTCCCAAAGACAGAACCCAAGTATATTCAGGGTTTTTCGGAGCTTTCACGGCTCTCGGAATAGTAGTGAGTTCTCTGTTGTCTGGGATTTTCATGCCCCCTGCTTTCAAATCCTCTCATTTTTACCTTGAACCCGAGCAAATTCTTTTCGCCCTGACCGGAATCTTGCGACTGACGTCGGAAATCCCTCTTTCTTGGGTACATGAGACTAAATCAAGACCTCTGGGCTTTGCCCTGATGTACATGATGACTTCTGTCAAGATGAGGATAATCAACAGAGCTCTTCTACTGCGGGGTATTGTCGTAAAGAAATAGTGTTTAATCGAATATACCCCCTCACCGGACTTATATATTATAAGAGCAGTCGCATATTAAATTGCGGCAAGAAGCAAATCCAAAAACTTGCCCAAAGCCATGAGTACTGCTTCTGACATTGCTTGCCGGCATAGATTGACTTCATTTGATAAATGGATGAAAGTCTATTAGATTAGATATTTTCCGTTCAACCCCGACCACGACTCTTCACGGGGAACTAAACGTGGTAAACATGGAATCAAACTCATCATGAAAAATATTCTTGACAAAATGGTTTTTTTAATAAATCATCTTTCATCTTTTAGCGGTGAGGTGCAGATGATTTACTCCGGCGTCATACTCGGCAATTAGCTGTTGCCGCCCCTATCGGGCAGAATTTCCAAAAGAAATAAAAACGATTAACCATGCGTTTTTGCAGAGGGTATGTTTATGTTCACGAAATTAAAACAAATGAACGAAATAATGAAAGGACACCGCCTCCCTTTTTTTTCATCATTGATATGCATGTCGCTTGCGTCTGCGTTTGCTTTTTTGACACCTTTAATTATAAGACACGTAATTGACTTCATACTCGGGGGAAGCGAAGCTCAAATCCCTTTTTTCTTGAAGAAAGTTTTCTTTTTTGACGGCAAAAGCCCTTTAAGCAAAAATCTCTATTTTGCGGGATTTCTGCTCGTCTTTTCGACTCTATTTCAGGGTATTTTCACTCTGCTGAAGGGTGCTCTCTCATCACGCTCTTCGGAAGGAGCGATAAGAGATTTAAGGGAGAGGCTCTACAACCATATTCAGCATTTGCCCTATTCATACCACACCGGGGTGAAAACAGGCGACTTAATCCAGAGGTGTTCTTCCGATGTAGAGACTATTCGAAGATTCTATTCAGTTCAGTTCATCGAAATCGGGAGGGCTCTTGTAATGCTGTGCCTTGTCTTGCCCATCATG belongs to candidate division WOR-3 bacterium and includes:
- a CDS encoding MFS transporter; this translates as MIKEKTKSNSSFVKISFTEGAFAQVFSSIAAPGSIFITKFAIMIGAGPLYFGLLTAIGQLSQLFQPLGFLITRKQTYRKKILVNLLLYSRFLTLFFGFLPFLFKDDLSKILFAFLFFTVTAVQATAGNIWISWIADFVPERVRGRFFSKRTQFLMLTALMTGFVFSFIFDLFESQGKLYEFIRQSGSTFSSLFTKNNTIYAFAAAFSVAAISGVLSAIILSRQKERPRKPSEENFKDSVYSPFRDVNFIKLLIFATWFTLAVGVGSPFWAPFMIQKLKMNLFLIQVYGTVSVVSSIISLRYWGSFIDRFGNKTTMRMTIVLGGLNPMLWIFLKESNFWLVYIEAISSGIMWSATNIIFTNFVLSIAPKDRTQVYSGFFGAFTALGIVVSSLLSGIFMPPAFKSSHFYLEPEQILFALTGILRLTSEIPLSWVHETKSRPLGFALMYMMTSVKMRIINRALLLRGIVVKK
- a CDS encoding glycosyltransferase family 2 protein, with product MSNCTKTTQEISRSNGISTGDFLNEVAVVIPAFNEEKSIGELVENIRGNYGLKVCVVDDASSDKTAEKAKEKGAWVLRIDKNSGKGAAIIKGMDWAVKNSFKGAFLMDGDGQHSPSDLKGFIESLELGFNCVIVGVRKFTVLNMPLPRIISNRTTSLVCSILSKQRIRDSQCGFRYLSSEIFRKMHLKTKRFQTETEMIIRAAKMRSEIREVSVQTLYAGEKSHINPFVDTLRFIKLIFMFLSES
- a CDS encoding protein-L-isoaspartate(D-aspartate) O-methyltransferase, with translation MRLSREMMVKIIQKKEDPVKNPLVLKAMLSVPRHLFVPEEFRSRAYDDSPLPIGENQTISQPYMVAKMTELAEPRPGGTFLEIGTGCGYQAAVLAEIVERVYTIERIPELAKDAKEKFDELGYKNINVRVGDGSVGWPEMAPFEGIIVTAGCPEVPETLVGQLAVGGRLVIPVGSLNFQELLVVVKKKDGYDIEKKFGCVFVPLIGIRGWKQGGF
- a CDS encoding VOC family protein; the encoded protein is MKTDKMIVYFKVDEFEKCSEFAVDTLGFTSFRKSDNCEIFLNESKNAGIGYCRAHGENTSSLGCMVSFCVENVDEWHEKIKKAGFAMTDPQKNEKHGVYHFYGVDPAGNTLEFMKFL
- a CDS encoding YgiQ family radical SAM protein, with amino-acid sequence MTLPSSREEILWTYKTGYDVLLLTGDAYVDHPSFGVSLIARLLQHHGYKTAVCSQPTKETLKKIPKPDLFVGITAGNLDSIVSNYTGNRKIRNDDKFSSFGRAFRNDGTKRRPDRASIVYSNWAKELYKNTPIVLGGVESSLRRIAHYDYFSDNIRKSAIADSKADFLVFGMGETQILEIAERIRSNPENFDKKGIPGTCYLSGEPDGLEIPSFENVKNDPAAFLESQIAVNANSHPVFGKLFSQKQDTRYVVCNPPAMPVKSAFLDLVYSLPYSRKAHVSSRRVPALEMIANSITSHRGCAGSCSFCSIKLHQGKTIVSRSEDSIMDELDAITRNTFFRGHITDVGGPSADMYGSYCSKYPGSGCNDRECLYPEKCPFFKTDPEKYLGLLDKIASKKGVKKVSIGSGLRLDIILVEDRYLKKILLNYTSGILKVAPEHISPSVLKIIRKYRPHEFEDFIQRFHAAKVQFGSRVELVPYFILSHPGEGEKEFKELLDFSKKSMVFNRSFQDFTPTPMTDSTCAYYTGIDAATKKPVVTVKKQSERHKRRENFAGGASKKFHEL
- a CDS encoding lysophospholipid acyltransferase family protein, with translation MNKFSVYVFLERIIETFNENSYLKLAQSSSKIARIILKRNHSALLKNLSIAISYGGVNQNNYKLIAEKNFNLFALNLIEFLGRSGRKAEEMVEGIEGDVDSIRKLLDGGESIIALSGHIGNWELLGSFGTVFGHPLYVIAAEHYFEGDSELFMRKREERGVGSICAGRIYSFLKKNQDPHILAVLADRSDYGRKVEIEIFGGVSVFSQSSFKLAQKFYRYAVFPFALKTGNGKYIVYIHGPYETGNDESADFAKRKLLKKYVKLYENYAGNFPEQWHFYRRFFK
- the surE gene encoding 5'/3'-nucleotidase SurE, with the translated sequence MKILITNDDGINAMGLQALEQNLSDLGEVYVVAPAEEQSASSHGISLRKPVIVKNLKERVYSVSGTPTDCVVLALRGGFCPKPDLVVSGINQGYNIGEDILYSGTFAAAAEASLSDLPSLAVSQEYSKEFSTFLKTGEIAAKILPVVLKLGGLWNLNVPKNPVSCSVKITLMGHRKYDREIEPRQDPLGRVYYWLSGDKPLWDVIEGTDIAAVEKGYPSLSPYKIKNLFDSDLAQSIVGVLEGEGG